Proteins encoded together in one Deinococcus irradiatisoli window:
- a CDS encoding M20/M25/M40 family metallo-hydrolase produces MTFLPDLPSDADLSPFVEAGLRDLAALVALESVSAQHRMLPETADAVTRLLEAEGFTVRRFPGEVAPVLLAEAGQGPRTLLIYNHYDVQPESPLELWDSPPFALTERGERLYGRGISDDKGEFVSRLAALRAVKARNGGQLPLKVRWLIEGEEEIGSPSLASFVEQHAGDLKADGCWWEFGSITADGTPQLFLGLKGIVCLELRCRVADSDLHSSLGAVVDNPLWRLAAAVASLRDASGRVTIPGFHDDVRPPSEADLQAVAALPEARTPLQDTYRVTRFLGEAAEHQHRSNFMPVLNVNGFHGGYGDAGSKTVLPAEGFVKLDFRLVPDQDPARVVALLRAHLEAQGFGDIEVVELESHEHSGRTSPDEPFIATVRSALEAVYGTAPQVIPSSGGSGPIHPFLHHVGVPVAMMGIGNVGGRVHAPNENILRRDFVSGVRFGTVFLEALAQGE; encoded by the coding sequence ATGACGTTCCTGCCTGATCTGCCGTCCGACGCCGACCTTTCGCCTTTCGTCGAAGCGGGCCTGCGCGACCTTGCCGCGCTGGTGGCGCTGGAGAGCGTCAGCGCCCAGCACCGGATGCTGCCGGAAACCGCCGACGCCGTGACCCGCTTGCTCGAAGCCGAGGGCTTCACGGTGCGGCGCTTTCCCGGTGAGGTCGCGCCGGTGCTGCTGGCCGAGGCGGGCCAGGGGCCGCGCACCCTGCTGATCTACAACCACTACGACGTGCAGCCGGAAAGTCCACTGGAGCTGTGGGACTCGCCGCCCTTCGCCCTCACCGAGCGCGGTGAGCGGCTCTACGGGCGCGGCATCAGCGACGACAAGGGCGAATTCGTCTCGCGCCTCGCGGCGCTGCGGGCGGTGAAGGCCCGCAACGGCGGCCAGCTGCCGCTGAAGGTGCGCTGGCTGATCGAGGGCGAGGAGGAGATCGGCAGCCCCAGCCTGGCCTCATTCGTGGAGCAGCATGCCGGGGACCTAAAGGCCGACGGCTGCTGGTGGGAATTCGGAAGCATCACCGCCGACGGCACGCCGCAGCTGTTTCTGGGCCTGAAGGGCATCGTCTGCCTGGAACTGCGCTGCCGGGTGGCCGATTCGGACCTGCACAGCAGTCTCGGGGCGGTGGTGGATAACCCGTTGTGGCGCCTCGCGGCGGCGGTGGCGAGCCTGCGCGACGCTTCGGGTCGCGTCACCATTCCCGGCTTTCACGACGACGTGCGCCCGCCCAGCGAAGCCGATCTGCAGGCGGTGGCGGCGTTGCCGGAAGCCCGCACCCCGCTACAAGACACCTACCGGGTGACCCGCTTTCTCGGCGAGGCCGCCGAGCACCAGCACCGTTCCAACTTCATGCCGGTGCTCAACGTCAACGGCTTTCACGGAGGCTACGGCGACGCCGGCAGCAAGACGGTGCTGCCGGCCGAGGGCTTCGTCAAACTGGATTTCCGCCTGGTGCCGGACCAGGACCCGGCGCGGGTGGTGGCGTTGCTCAGGGCGCACCTGGAAGCCCAGGGCTTCGGCGACATCGAGGTGGTGGAACTCGAATCGCACGAACATTCGGGCCGCACTTCTCCGGACGAGCCGTTTATCGCCACGGTGCGCTCGGCGCTGGAAGCGGTCTACGGCACAGCGCCGCAGGTGATTCCCTCCAGCGGCGGCAGCGGCCCGATTCACCCTTTTCTGCATCACGTCGGGGTGCCGGTCGCGATGATGGGCATCGGTAACGTCGGCGGGCGGGTGCACGCACCCAACGAGAACATCCTGCGGCGCGACTTCGTTTCCGGCGTGCGCTTTGGCACCGTGTTCCTCGAAGCGCTGGCTCAGGGCGAGTAA
- a CDS encoding LptF/LptG family permease, translating to MIGSRFSRYVLREVGPLYLGGVLLFFFLQMTDYLSGTVGAFLSYHTGVLKALTLLSYQLPNILNRCLVLAVPFSLLLAFGRLAKDSELKAAASGGLRPVTLLWPMLLPALLVGAAVYGNAGYLTPSGNAKYFRYFYTDIYNMAVPTPTTENYAHAENGNFFTAGRIENLGNGSRNVSGLTGVVVQTPDGTYSAGSGRWDTAAKTWTLAGGYKVAPDGTITLLKTQPTFPQHDVVSRPPPPADQSTTPQLRAQLAGQSAATETYRRTAYELARRSADPFTPLVFVLAAGALGLILTNRAWAVGAVILFLVAFYALWSTAPQLAAVGALSPLVAAWLPNGIFAAFGLLLAWRLR from the coding sequence TTGATCGGCAGCCGCTTTTCCCGTTACGTGCTGAGGGAAGTCGGGCCGCTGTACCTCGGCGGCGTGCTGCTGTTTTTCTTTTTGCAGATGACCGATTACCTCAGCGGCACGGTGGGCGCGTTTTTGTCTTACCACACCGGCGTTCTTAAAGCGCTGACGCTGCTGAGTTACCAGCTGCCGAACATCCTCAACCGCTGCCTGGTGCTGGCGGTGCCGTTTTCACTGCTGCTGGCCTTCGGGCGGCTGGCCAAAGACAGCGAACTCAAGGCCGCTGCTTCCGGCGGGCTGCGGCCCGTGACGCTGCTGTGGCCCATGCTGCTGCCCGCCCTGCTGGTGGGCGCGGCGGTGTACGGCAACGCCGGCTACCTGACGCCCAGCGGCAACGCCAAGTACTTCCGTTACTTCTACACCGACATCTACAACATGGCCGTGCCCACCCCGACCACCGAGAATTACGCCCACGCCGAGAACGGCAATTTCTTCACCGCCGGGCGCATCGAGAACCTGGGCAACGGCAGCCGCAACGTCTCGGGCCTCACCGGGGTGGTGGTGCAGACCCCCGACGGCACCTACAGCGCCGGCAGCGGGCGCTGGGACACGGCGGCCAAGACCTGGACCCTTGCGGGCGGCTATAAGGTCGCCCCCGACGGCACCATCACGCTGCTCAAAACGCAGCCGACCTTTCCCCAACACGACGTGGTCTCGCGCCCGCCGCCGCCGGCCGACCAGAGCACCACCCCGCAGCTGCGCGCCCAGCTCGCCGGGCAGAGCGCGGCCACCGAAACCTACCGCCGCACCGCCTACGAACTGGCCCGCCGCTCGGCCGATCCGTTCACGCCGCTGGTGTTTGTGCTGGCCGCCGGCGCGCTGGGCCTGATTCTCACCAACCGGGCCTGGGCGGTCGGCGCGGTGATCTTGTTTCTGGTGGCCTTTTACGCGCTGTGGAGCACCGCGCCGCAACTGGCGGCGGTGGGCGCCCTCTCGCCCCTGGTGGCCGCCTGGCTGCCCAACGGGATCTTCGCCGCCTTCGGCCTGCTGCTGGCCTGGAGGCTGCGGTGA
- a CDS encoding LptF/LptG family permease: protein MNVVGRRQVPQTRRGAARGRLGRYLLEEILPFLFAGLAVTILLLLLGALQAIIAPLLAKGANPLLVAKLVALQLPYAVSQGLPIALLFATLLGLSRLAADSEIKAMQAGGVSPALLFGPVMALGLAVTLLSFGVGEVLTPRAKVQALSVQREIVLDNPRVAGLGEAGGKALVLRDAFGRAISIASIAQNGELRGLSIATLRSGDVAREIITARRGRLEPGSNVLELYDGQRITYQNERPSTVLSFQRGQLPVQDLQASFEGGDELRPIYLPLRDLYKRVQDYRSQHINAPQEFTALQRKFAEPVAALCMAFFAAALAIFSFRSSLNIGLVWVLLLTFLYYATWSVFRVMGENGAVSAVVAAWTPDLLYLLAGVALLWTAARR, encoded by the coding sequence GTGAACGTGGTGGGCCGGCGGCAGGTTCCGCAGACCCGGCGCGGCGCGGCGCGCGGAAGACTGGGCCGCTACCTGCTCGAGGAAATTCTGCCGTTTTTGTTCGCGGGGCTGGCGGTGACCATCCTGCTGCTGCTGCTGGGGGCCTTGCAGGCGATCATCGCGCCGCTGCTCGCCAAGGGGGCCAATCCGCTGCTGGTCGCCAAACTGGTGGCGCTGCAACTGCCCTACGCCGTGTCGCAGGGGCTGCCCATCGCCTTGCTGTTCGCCACCCTGCTGGGCTTGTCTCGCCTCGCGGCCGATTCGGAAATCAAGGCGATGCAGGCCGGCGGCGTCTCGCCGGCCCTGCTGTTCGGCCCGGTGATGGCGCTGGGCCTGGCGGTCACCCTGCTGAGTTTCGGGGTGGGCGAGGTGCTCACTCCGCGCGCCAAGGTGCAGGCGCTGAGTGTGCAGCGCGAAATCGTGCTCGACAACCCGCGCGTGGCCGGCCTGGGCGAAGCCGGCGGCAAGGCACTGGTGCTGCGCGATGCCTTCGGCCGGGCCATCAGCATCGCCTCGATTGCCCAGAACGGCGAACTGCGCGGCCTGAGCATCGCCACGCTGCGCAGCGGTGACGTGGCCCGCGAGATCATCACCGCCCGGCGTGGGCGCCTGGAACCCGGCAGCAACGTGCTGGAACTCTACGACGGCCAGCGCATCACCTACCAGAACGAGCGCCCCTCCACGGTGCTGAGTTTTCAGCGCGGCCAGCTGCCGGTGCAGGACTTGCAGGCCAGCTTCGAGGGCGGCGACGAACTCAGGCCGATCTACCTGCCGCTGCGCGACCTGTACAAGCGGGTGCAGGATTACCGCTCGCAGCACATCAACGCGCCGCAGGAATTCACCGCCCTCCAGCGCAAGTTCGCCGAGCCGGTGGCCGCGCTGTGCATGGCCTTTTTCGCCGCCGCGCTGGCGATCTTCTCGTTCAGGAGCAGCCTCAACATCGGGCTGGTGTGGGTGCTGCTGCTGACCTTTCTCTACTACGCCACCTGGAGCGTGTTCCGGGTGATGGGCGAAAACGGCGCGGTTTCGGCGGTGGTGGCGGCCTGGACGCCCGATCTGCTGTACCTGCTGGCGGGCGTGGCGCTGCTGTGGACGGCGGCCCGGCGCTGA
- a CDS encoding peptidylprolyl isomerase, whose translation MTYTKDGYSQMSPLSEERKTKFAAAPSLGEAIEPGKQYQAVFETSKGRIVMDLFPDDAPETVNSFVYLIRHHYYDGIVFHRVIQDFMAQTGDPSGTGAGGPGYQFGDEFSSRRHDKKGVLSMANRGPGTNGSQFFITFGPTPHLDGKHTVFGEVVEGQDVLDKLTRIQPGYPGTPDKIEKAYVMEKS comes from the coding sequence ATGACTTACACCAAAGACGGCTACAGCCAGATGAGCCCGCTGAGTGAGGAGCGCAAGACCAAGTTCGCCGCCGCTCCGTCGCTCGGCGAGGCCATCGAGCCCGGCAAGCAGTACCAAGCGGTGTTCGAGACCAGCAAGGGCCGCATCGTCATGGACCTCTTCCCCGACGACGCCCCGGAAACGGTCAACAGCTTCGTGTACCTGATTCGTCATCACTACTACGACGGCATCGTGTTTCACCGGGTGATTCAGGACTTCATGGCCCAGACCGGCGATCCCAGCGGCACCGGCGCGGGCGGCCCCGGCTACCAGTTCGGCGACGAGTTCAGCAGCCGCCGCCACGACAAGAAAGGTGTGCTGAGCATGGCCAACCGCGGCCCCGGCACCAACGGCTCGCAGTTTTTCATCACCTTCGGCCCCACCCCGCACCTCGACGGCAAGCACACCGTGTTCGGCGAAGTGGTGGAAGGTCAGGACGTGCTCGACAAGCTGACCCGCATCCAGCCCGGCTACCCCGGCACTCCCGACAAGATCGAGAAAGCCTACGTGATGGAGAAGTCGTAA
- the gnd gene encoding phosphogluconate dehydrogenase (NAD(+)-dependent, decarboxylating) has protein sequence MKIGMIGLGKMGGNMVARLLQGGQDVVAYDLSEDNIKLAEGRGASGARTLENLIEQLPSPRAVWVMVPSGAATESTVMNLADLMQPGDIIIDGGNSNYKDSQRRAKTLAERGIHFVDVGTSGGVWGLKEGYAMMVGGEQAAVESLTPIFKVLAPAPDRGWGRMGPPGSGHYVKMVHNGIEYGMMQAYAEGFELMHAKTEMQLDMAQIAELWRHGSVIRSWLLDLTADALTGDAEFSDLSDYVADSGEGRWTVVDALNEGIPAPVITLSVQMRLRSQQKSSYAGKMLSAMRRAFGGHAVKKVEHEAEESVVPEAHTPEDARPQNIPAKGSQPESGAETARQLGETGKEPVNPNPADTENKGAGAQSDADKGNL, from the coding sequence ATGAAAATCGGCATGATCGGGCTGGGCAAGATGGGCGGCAACATGGTGGCCCGCCTGCTGCAAGGTGGACAGGACGTGGTCGCCTACGACCTGAGCGAGGACAACATCAAGCTGGCCGAGGGCCGGGGCGCCTCCGGAGCGCGCACGCTGGAAAACCTCATCGAGCAGTTGCCGTCGCCGCGCGCAGTGTGGGTGATGGTGCCCTCCGGCGCGGCCACCGAGAGCACGGTGATGAACCTGGCCGATTTGATGCAGCCGGGCGACATCATCATCGACGGCGGCAACAGCAACTACAAAGACAGCCAGCGCCGCGCCAAGACGCTGGCCGAGCGCGGCATTCATTTCGTGGACGTGGGCACCTCCGGCGGGGTGTGGGGCCTCAAGGAAGGCTACGCCATGATGGTGGGCGGCGAGCAGGCGGCGGTCGAGAGCCTGACGCCGATCTTCAAGGTGCTGGCGCCCGCGCCGGACCGGGGCTGGGGCCGGATGGGGCCTCCCGGCAGCGGCCACTACGTCAAGATGGTGCACAACGGCATCGAGTACGGCATGATGCAGGCCTACGCCGAGGGCTTCGAGCTGATGCACGCCAAGACCGAGATGCAACTCGACATGGCCCAGATCGCCGAGTTGTGGCGCCACGGCAGCGTGATCCGTTCGTGGCTGCTCGACCTGACCGCCGACGCCCTGACCGGCGACGCCGAATTCAGCGATCTGTCGGACTACGTGGCCGATTCCGGCGAGGGCCGCTGGACGGTGGTGGACGCGCTCAACGAGGGCATTCCCGCCCCGGTGATCACCCTCAGCGTGCAGATGCGTCTGCGCAGCCAGCAGAAGAGTAGCTACGCCGGCAAGATGCTCTCGGCCATGCGCCGCGCCTTCGGCGGCCACGCGGTCAAGAAAGTCGAGCACGAGGCCGAGGAGAGCGTGGTGCCGGAAGCCCACACCCCCGAAGATGCCCGGCCCCAGAACATTCCCGCCAAGGGCAGCCAGCCGGAATCCGGCGCCGAGACGGCCCGGCAACTCGGTGAAACCGGCAAGGAACCGGTCAACCCCAATCCGGCCGATACCGAGAACAAGGGCGCCGGTGCCCAGAGCGACGCCGACAAAGGAAACCTGTAA
- the zwf gene encoding glucose-6-phosphate dehydrogenase: protein MAERKPRVPKPDSAGQPSGKPAAKPAAKSAAKKAPSEAAAPRTPKTPARSAAPPKGPTLPAKDLTDASEVLPGAAGHQDAAPQGKGKGKAAKTGAARRPVKAKASDPLLTPQEAASGPPTVTQTSVIEDVTNPFRTGMRRSRAPEPATLVIFGATGDLARRKLLPAVFGLWQDGLLGSAFNIVGVGRQEMTDEQFKDYAIEALKTSKETDEPQPGNLEKFRELLYYEFGDFGTDEVYEKVKVQLDEAEEAHGGRKNALFYLSTPPSLFEPISNGLGRLGLQQQQEGWRRIIVEKPFGRDLASARHLNDTLHTVWNESQVYRIDHYLGKETVQNLMAIRFGNAIFEPLWNRSFVDHIQITNAEDLGLEGRAGYYEEAGVVRDMLQNHLMQVVALTAMEPPAAFDADAIRDEKVKALRAIRRIPLERVSEVAVRGQYGAGTLDGEHVPGYREEPNVQPDSVTPTYVAVKYEIDNWRWQGVPFYVRSGKRLPKKVTEIAVVFKRPPLGLFPGGLERNVLAFRIQPDEGVSLKFSSKTPGQENVLREVVMDFRYDAFGAQLESPYSRLLLDAMVGDATLFPREDEVDQAWQIVSGILEAWDAASPNAVPAPDFPNYDAGTWGPEAADQLLGPDRRWRRL, encoded by the coding sequence ATGGCCGAACGCAAACCCCGCGTCCCCAAGCCGGACAGCGCCGGTCAGCCTTCCGGCAAACCAGCGGCCAAGCCAGCAGCCAAGTCGGCGGCCAAGAAAGCGCCTTCCGAAGCCGCCGCGCCCCGGACGCCGAAGACGCCGGCCCGCTCCGCCGCTCCTCCCAAGGGACCGACCCTGCCGGCCAAGGACCTCACCGATGCCAGCGAGGTGCTGCCCGGCGCCGCCGGCCACCAGGACGCCGCGCCGCAGGGCAAGGGTAAAGGCAAGGCGGCCAAAACCGGCGCGGCACGCCGCCCGGTCAAGGCCAAGGCCAGCGACCCGCTGCTCACCCCGCAGGAAGCCGCTTCCGGCCCGCCCACCGTCACCCAGACCAGCGTGATCGAGGACGTGACCAATCCGTTTCGCACTGGCATGCGCCGCAGCCGCGCGCCGGAACCGGCCACCCTGGTGATTTTCGGGGCCACCGGCGATCTGGCCCGGCGCAAGCTGCTGCCAGCCGTGTTCGGGCTGTGGCAGGACGGTCTGCTCGGCAGCGCCTTCAACATCGTCGGGGTGGGCCGCCAGGAAATGACCGACGAGCAGTTCAAGGACTACGCCATCGAGGCGCTCAAGACCAGCAAGGAAACCGACGAACCGCAGCCGGGCAACCTGGAGAAGTTCCGCGAGCTCCTGTACTACGAATTCGGCGATTTCGGCACCGACGAGGTCTACGAGAAGGTCAAGGTGCAGCTCGACGAGGCCGAGGAAGCCCACGGCGGGCGCAAGAACGCGCTGTTCTACCTCTCCACCCCGCCGAGCCTCTTCGAGCCGATCAGCAACGGGCTGGGCCGGCTGGGGTTGCAGCAGCAGCAGGAAGGCTGGCGGCGCATCATCGTCGAGAAACCCTTCGGGCGCGACCTGGCCTCGGCCCGGCACCTCAACGACACGCTGCACACCGTCTGGAACGAGTCACAGGTCTACCGCATCGACCACTACCTCGGCAAGGAGACGGTGCAGAACCTGATGGCGATCCGCTTCGGCAACGCCATTTTCGAGCCGCTGTGGAACCGCTCGTTCGTGGATCACATCCAGATCACCAACGCCGAGGACCTGGGCCTCGAGGGCCGCGCCGGCTACTACGAGGAAGCCGGGGTGGTGCGCGACATGCTGCAAAACCACCTGATGCAGGTGGTGGCGCTCACCGCCATGGAGCCGCCGGCCGCCTTCGACGCCGACGCCATCCGCGACGAGAAGGTCAAGGCGCTCAGGGCCATCCGGCGCATTCCCCTGGAGCGCGTCTCGGAAGTGGCGGTGCGCGGACAGTACGGCGCCGGCACGCTCGACGGTGAGCATGTGCCGGGCTACCGCGAGGAGCCGAACGTGCAGCCGGACTCGGTGACGCCGACCTACGTGGCGGTCAAGTACGAGATTGACAACTGGCGCTGGCAGGGCGTGCCGTTTTATGTCCGCAGCGGCAAGCGGCTGCCCAAGAAGGTCACCGAGATCGCGGTGGTGTTCAAGCGCCCGCCGCTGGGCCTGTTTCCCGGCGGGCTGGAGCGCAACGTGCTGGCCTTCCGGATTCAGCCCGACGAGGGCGTGAGCCTGAAGTTCTCGAGCAAGACGCCGGGCCAGGAAAACGTGCTGCGCGAGGTGGTGATGGATTTCCGCTACGACGCCTTCGGCGCCCAGCTCGAAAGCCCCTACTCGCGCCTGCTGCTCGACGCGATGGTCGGTGACGCCACCCTGTTTCCGCGAGAAGACGAGGTCGATCAGGCCTGGCAGATCGTCTCGGGCATTCTGGAAGCCTGGGACGCGGCCTCGCCGAACGCCGTTCCCGCGCCGGACTTTCCCAACTACGACGCCGGCACCTGGGGACCGGAGGCCGCCGATCAGCTGCTCGGCCCCGACCGACGCTGGCGGCGCCTGTGA
- the cmk gene encoding (d)CMP kinase: MIVTIDGVAASGKSSVAGGVARALGMPYVSSGLLYRAATLLALEAGTDLGDAPALLQLLERSPLRLEPLPEGNAVFLAGPQGERDLTADAHTGEVDAGVSALAQLPELRGWVNARLRALTPPFVAEGRDMGTAVFPGASAKFFLTASPRVRALRRVKERLDDVDAVEAALIARDAKDRQQSQPAADAHRIDTSELDLPGVIAAVLAELERSGLKPPRQAVSDLS, from the coding sequence GTGATTGTAACGATTGACGGCGTGGCGGCCAGCGGAAAATCCAGCGTGGCCGGCGGCGTGGCCCGCGCCCTGGGCATGCCGTACGTGTCCAGCGGCCTGCTGTACCGGGCGGCCACCTTGCTGGCGCTGGAAGCCGGCACCGACCTCGGCGACGCGCCGGCCCTGCTGCAACTGCTGGAGCGCTCACCGCTGCGCCTGGAACCGCTGCCGGAAGGCAACGCGGTGTTCCTGGCCGGACCGCAGGGCGAGCGCGACCTGACGGCCGATGCCCACACCGGCGAAGTGGACGCGGGTGTGAGCGCCCTGGCCCAGCTGCCCGAGCTGCGCGGCTGGGTCAATGCCCGGCTGCGCGCCCTGACCCCGCCGTTCGTGGCCGAGGGCCGCGACATGGGCACGGCGGTGTTTCCCGGCGCTTCAGCCAAGTTTTTTCTGACCGCCTCGCCCAGAGTGCGCGCCCTGCGGCGGGTCAAGGAGCGCCTCGACGACGTGGACGCCGTGGAAGCGGCCCTGATCGCCCGCGACGCCAAGGACCGCCAGCAGTCGCAGCCGGCGGCCGACGCCCACCGCATCGACACCAGTGAGCTCGACCTGCCCGGCGTCATCGCGGCGGTGCTCGCCGAGCTGGAGCGCTCGGGCCTGAAGCCGCCCCGGCAGGCCGTTTCCGATTTATCATGA
- the mltG gene encoding endolytic transglycosylase MltG, producing the protein MTRLRPRRPAWQRALFWIVFLLLLLLVAAAGYLYSLTQSPGGPAYTLEVQPGDTLAAKASELQQKGVIKNADVLRLIMRQRGTAGKLKEGLYDIPAAQSAFQVADDLAGNPRIPTVTVTIPEGLRLKDIPPIFVAANLSNAADLKAAMNDVSLSPAAKAGGAGNLEGFLFPATYPFRLKASGKEIVAALVERMNQEFTSDRVAQAKALGLSIYDWVTLASMVQAEAANSAEMPVVAGVFLNRLRDGIALGSDPTVAYGLGKDLPDLDRSAGDFTKDTPYSTYTRMGLPKGPINNPGQAALLSILNAKRTTANGKAALYFLHGTDGQIHVNNDYAAHQRDILRYR; encoded by the coding sequence GTGACCCGCCTGCGTCCGCGCCGCCCGGCCTGGCAACGGGCGCTGTTCTGGATCGTGTTTTTGCTGCTGCTGCTCTTGGTGGCGGCGGCCGGCTACCTCTACAGCCTGACCCAGAGTCCCGGCGGCCCGGCCTACACCCTGGAAGTCCAGCCCGGCGACACCCTGGCGGCCAAGGCCAGCGAACTGCAGCAAAAAGGCGTCATCAAGAACGCCGACGTGCTGAGGCTGATCATGCGTCAGCGCGGCACCGCCGGCAAGCTCAAAGAGGGCCTCTACGACATCCCGGCGGCCCAGAGCGCTTTTCAGGTGGCCGACGATCTGGCCGGCAATCCGCGCATTCCCACCGTCACGGTGACGATTCCCGAGGGCCTGCGCCTGAAAGACATTCCGCCGATTTTCGTTGCGGCGAACCTGAGCAACGCCGCAGACCTCAAGGCCGCCATGAACGACGTGTCGCTCAGCCCGGCGGCCAAAGCCGGCGGCGCGGGCAACCTGGAAGGCTTTTTGTTTCCGGCCACCTATCCCTTCCGGCTCAAGGCCAGCGGCAAGGAGATCGTCGCGGCGCTGGTCGAGCGCATGAACCAGGAATTCACGTCCGACCGGGTGGCGCAGGCCAAAGCGCTGGGCCTGAGCATCTACGACTGGGTCACGCTCGCCAGCATGGTGCAGGCCGAGGCTGCCAACTCGGCCGAGATGCCGGTGGTCGCCGGGGTGTTTCTCAACCGCCTGAGAGACGGCATCGCGCTGGGCAGTGATCCCACCGTGGCCTACGGCCTGGGCAAGGACCTGCCGGACCTCGACCGCTCGGCCGGCGACTTCACCAAGGACACGCCCTACAGCACCTATACCCGCATGGGGCTGCCCAAAGGCCCCATCAACAACCCCGGTCAGGCGGCGCTGCTGAGCATCCTGAATGCCAAGCGCACCACCGCCAACGGCAAGGCCGCGCTGTACTTCCTGCACGGCACCGACGGCCAGATCCACGTCAACAACGATTACGCCGCCCACCAGCGCGACATCCTGCGCTACCGCTGA
- a CDS encoding carbohydrate kinase family protein: protein MPPLHSRPLVSVGDLAWDVLAKPDTMLLPGGDTTGRMELSPGGSAANLAVWARRLGHPSTFVGKIGTGRFGSLAQAGLVDEGVDAQVIRTPLHPTGVILALIDHRGQRAMLTGQGADWELLPEELPREVLLGAGHVHLTAWSLFRDPPRGAALEAAKLAEAAGATLSLDPGSFQMIQQVGRENFLDWISEVPFDIFFPNADEARAMSGERTSERAMDWLRGHYPKALVVLKMDERGALLEGPHQPRTHVPATPDTLVDATGAGDAFGGSFLAQYLAHGDPVRAAQVAAQVGGWVVSRFGARPPVDEALRLRLAPFDQVGA from the coding sequence ATGCCTCCCCTTCACTCTAGACCGCTCGTTTCGGTGGGCGACCTCGCCTGGGACGTTCTGGCCAAACCCGACACCATGCTCCTGCCGGGCGGCGACACCACCGGGCGAATGGAACTCTCGCCGGGCGGCAGCGCGGCCAATCTGGCGGTGTGGGCGCGGCGGCTGGGCCATCCCAGCACCTTCGTCGGCAAGATCGGCACCGGCCGCTTCGGCTCGCTGGCGCAGGCCGGGCTGGTGGACGAGGGGGTGGACGCCCAGGTGATCCGCACGCCGCTGCACCCCACCGGGGTGATTCTGGCCCTGATCGACCACCGGGGCCAGCGCGCCATGCTCACAGGGCAGGGCGCCGACTGGGAACTGCTGCCTGAAGAGTTGCCGCGCGAAGTGCTGCTCGGCGCGGGCCACGTTCACCTGACCGCCTGGAGCTTGTTTCGCGATCCGCCGCGCGGGGCGGCGCTGGAGGCCGCCAAGCTGGCCGAGGCCGCCGGCGCGACGCTCAGCCTCGATCCCGGCAGCTTTCAGATGATCCAGCAGGTGGGGCGCGAGAATTTCCTCGACTGGATCAGCGAGGTGCCGTTCGACATCTTCTTTCCCAACGCCGACGAGGCCCGCGCCATGAGCGGCGAGCGCACCTCCGAGCGGGCGATGGACTGGCTGCGCGGCCACTACCCCAAAGCGCTGGTGGTGCTGAAAATGGACGAACGCGGCGCCCTGCTCGAAGGCCCCCATCAGCCGCGCACCCATGTGCCGGCCACCCCCGACACCCTGGTGGACGCCACCGGGGCCGGCGACGCCTTCGGCGGCAGCTTCCTGGCGCAGTACCTCGCGCACGGCGATCCGGTGCGGGCCGCGCAGGTGGCCGCGCAGGTGGGCGGCTGGGTGGTGTCGCGCTTCGGCGCCCGCCCGCCGGTTGACGAAGCGCTGCGCCTCCGGCTGGCACCGTTTGATCAGGTGGGCGCGTGA
- a CDS encoding peptidylprolyl isomerase — protein sequence MKRLALLTLLTLLTLSLAACQKKDATTTDTTTTTQTDATPSAADTTKTDTEANDTTKTDTAQAGTDTAASATTPAPVPSGYTLVPELSKTPLRNFSKAPDYSLDDNKDYYAVIDTDKGQIVADLLEKDVPVTVNNFVYLARNHFYDGQRFHRVIDGFMAQTGDPGSTDESKKATWGTGGPGYQFPDEIRSKLVFDQPGMLAMANSGPNTNGSQFFITFAPATFLNGGYSLFGKVVSGEDVLTKLTRTAQSGQGGETPIAGAVPDKLLSVRIATKS from the coding sequence ATGAAGCGCCTTGCCCTGCTGACCCTGCTGACCCTGCTGACCCTGAGTCTGGCCGCTTGCCAGAAAAAAGACGCGACCACCACCGACACCACCACGACCACCCAGACCGACGCCACCCCGAGCGCGGCCGACACCACCAAAACCGATACCGAGGCCAACGACACCACCAAAACCGATACCGCCCAGGCCGGCACCGACACGGCGGCCAGCGCGACGACGCCCGCGCCGGTTCCCAGCGGCTATACCCTGGTGCCGGAACTCAGCAAGACGCCGCTGCGAAACTTCAGCAAAGCGCCGGACTACAGCCTCGACGACAACAAGGATTACTACGCCGTCATCGACACCGACAAGGGCCAGATCGTCGCCGATCTACTGGAAAAAGACGTGCCGGTGACGGTCAACAACTTCGTGTACCTGGCGCGCAACCACTTCTACGACGGCCAGCGCTTTCACCGGGTGATCGACGGCTTCATGGCCCAGACCGGCGACCCCGGCAGCACCGACGAAAGCAAGAAGGCCACCTGGGGCACCGGCGGCCCCGGCTACCAGTTCCCCGACGAGATCCGCAGCAAGCTGGTGTTCGACCAGCCCGGCATGCTGGCGATGGCCAACAGCGGCCCCAACACCAACGGCTCGCAGTTTTTCATCACGTTCGCGCCGGCCACCTTCCTCAACGGCGGCTACAGCTTGTTCGGCAAGGTGGTCAGCGGCGAGGACGTGCTGACCAAGCTCACCCGCACCGCCCAGAGCGGCCAGGGCGGCGAAACGCCGATTGCCGGCGCGGTGCCGGACAAACTGCTCAGCGTGCGGATCGCCACCAAGTCCTGA